TATTACGTAGTGTAGTAGTATTACGCATTCGCTCTGTTTTAAAACACTTGATAAACGTTTCCCTGGCTTGCTATATCTTAACACCTAAACACAACGTGCACCGGGAAGCGGGACATATTAATCGATAATCGTTAATTAAGGATTACAGCTTAAACTAAGTAACAGCAACAGTAACAACATCAACGAGGAGGGGGCGCAAATCTTCGGAAAGAATGGAAAGTACTAGTACTAGCAGTACCATTTCCCTTCACACAGCTTTCCGGTTAAGaactttttgtttcgctttgctTTAGGCAACGCAACGTCTCTCTTTATGGGGATAGCACAAAGCTCTGAGCTTGTTGTTGATTTGTAGGATACCCGCCGAACGGTTAAAACCGAACAGCTTCATCGAGGATCATcccaacaacacaacacgaaTTGGCGATCTGAATAGGCTCTAGTAATACTTCATTGCATCGTATCCACCATGTGACTGTGGCAtccttattattattaacaaCGTCATTCGCGTGTACAAGCGGGCTACTAGCATTATTTTTACGATGGCAACTCTTTCATTACCAGCGGAGACATTCGCAGAAGAAGTGGTAATTAAACGATGCACGACAAATAATGCAGCAAAAGCAACACTAACCGTTCCGGACGCTTCCGGCCTCAATGAAATCTATCACAAACCGCGCATATACGCACACATCGTACCCCGGGGGTTCAAGCTTTGAGCTATATCTAAAAGATGCATTCAAGTGATTAAACGATACGAAATGGATCATCTCAAAAACAATCGGCAAACGCATCGGGGAAGATAACGCAAGCTAACCATAAAAACGACAAGAATCAGTTGACCGGTGCGGCCGAAGCTGGGCAGCCAATAGCAATTGCAACATCACCTTTACCGTTCGTGCGATTATTGAAGGACAACAACTATCAGCAATTGCTAACATTCTATTAACAACGGTACAGGAACAGGAAAGTaagacacacgcacacacgaccacACACGCATTATGCAACTATTTAccaatcagaaaaaaaaacaaaaataccaaaaTACAGTAATCGTACACTAGCTAGCAAATCGTGccgcaaaacaaacgcatatACTTAACagcgaatacaaaaaaagaacttaaGAAACGGTAATATGCGCTTAAGGAACAAAActttaatgaaacaaaaccattaaaCAAAAGTTAAATCTCTATACATTCATAAATAGTACAACGCGAACGGAAAGAAATCAAAATGACGCTACACGATAAAATCATCAATGGTGAAGCTTCACCGACATACTGACAGTTTAACAAATGTTCTGTGTAACTTCCTATCGGACGCAAATTTCTCGCTTCTGGCACCGCCAGTGGAGAAGCATTTGCTGCGCTCCCCGGTTCCAGTTGCTTTATTTCATCAACAGACAATTCGTtttacgttttattttgttactgTTCCCTGCACATTATTATGCGCTTAACCAAAGCGTTCAACTCTATCCTGGACACAGGAAATGGGAGCAATGCTAGTGTCGCTGTGTTAATGCAgtggtgttttggttttgtgaaaCGATTGCATGTGTTTTGTCTGCACTGTGTAGCACCAAGTTTTCGAAAGGCAGATGACCCCCAAAGATTCGGGTTGGTTTCGTTTAAAATGATAATGAATATCAATTCAAAGAAGCATCAATTTGGGATACATTTAGTTTTACGCGACCAATGCAAAAACATCTTCAAAGAGTCCAATCTTATGTGCACTATTGGTTTAGATTGGAAACATCTGCTTTCGATGCACTTGGGCTTGTTTTGTAAATCATATCCACTAATCCCGTCCGTGCCGCCATGGGTCATTCTTTATCATCGTGTGTCCGTCCGTTCATCTTCCAGCGTCGGTAAGTAAGTGGGAGTccgctgtgtgtttgtgtgcgttcaTGTAGGAGGTAGGAAGGTAGTAGTAGCAGTCGTGGTAGTCGTGGAagtggtggtagtggttgTTGCAGTAGCCGTCGTCCTTCAGGATTGCCATCCGTATTGATCTGTCCCGGTCATCATCGTTCCATGTCCCGTCCATGCGTTTGGCATTGCGAGTTGAGTGCTGGATTTTGAGTACTGTGTCTGTAAATGTTTCCTATCCTTTGTGCACCATCGTTGGGTTCCATTTTTCCCCTAGCATTGTGTACAACAATCGAACAGAAAGTTAAACTTGCTGCAAAATATTGCCTTTTTCATCAATTGGAAAGAACGCACAACTACACAGTTGACATTCACCACAGTAAGATGAAGCACAATGTTGAATGAGGTTCCGCGATTTCAGAAATTCAACCGTGAGGCACAAAAACCAGGTTAGTGACACAggacatgtgtgtgtgtgtgtaaggatAAAGTCCCTAAATAAAAATGTGTACGCGTGTAAGTGTCCATGAATGGGTCGTGTGTTTGGGGGCGTAGTAACACCTTACGAGCTTACGTGTCTATTTATTATATTAGTATATCTGCGCGTGTTTAGTACTGACACAATAGTTTCGTCTTTAAATGGTACATTCTATTAGTAGTTTGCATCCTGCAATAAGTATTGGCATTTGTTATAACCTGTTGTCGTTTCTGCATCCTTGCCTGCCCTGTTCGCTAAATATCGTATGATTATTCTTCGTTTTAATCACCTAACctattttgtttgctgtaagTGACTGTAACTTTACgacttcaaacacacacacaaatggttTCGAACGTCGTATTAAGTAACTCGTTATGTTCGTAGTAGTGATCGGCACACAATTCCACTGATTCTCCGCACCACCGCCACATTCTCGCGCAAGGGAACTGCAGGCGCTGAAAGatcaggcgtctccatcgtttCGGGGGCAAACAATTTCGGAGACAACAGCCAAAACCTTACCAGCAACTGGCTCTTTTTATCCTCTTCCTAGCCTTCCCTGTTTCCCTACGCATTTTACAGCGCGgcttttatattaaatatccGAAAAGGACAAACGGTATATAGCAAATTCGAAAATACGATAATATTATGATAACGGGTCGACGCCCAAGAGTAACAATGTTTCAAACGAACTGCCTCTCTTCTTCGTTACATTTCGTAACGGTTTGCCTCAATTCCTAATAGTATTGTGCTCTATCTATTCTAGCAAAAAGGTGGTgtgaaggagagaaaaaaaaaacacgataatAGATCTCAAAACTACCGTCCGTCTTTACTGTCCTGAAGTTCCGTTTTTGTTATCATGAGAGAATTTTCGTCCAAAAACTATGCGGTCAGTCAGGAAAAGACTTCAAAAAACTTCTATCAAAAAACCCTGCTAGTATCTAAAAAGTGTTCTGTTGTTACTTAATGTAAACGTTTTGCTGTGTGGTATATGTATTTTagttaaattttttttcttcgtgcaAGGACCGTGTGTAACAATTAACCGTAGCTTTGTATCGctaccgaaacaaaaaaaaaaccaatggcAATGGATTAAGGGCACATGGTGAGATTTTCTgttgctctttctctctctctccctctcgttTTCCTCTCGGTCTCTCAATTGAAAGGAGCAACGCTAGTGTAGAATAACAATCGTAACGTGGGATTAAATTCTTCctcgtgttgtgtgtgtgtgtgtgttgtaacGATTTAAaggttgtttgatttttgtttgtaggCGTTAAACGGAAAACTGATAAAACCAACAGAAGGAACGGGGGAAAACAAACGTATATagtttttctcctttctctTCTTCAACTCGCGTCGTGCGACTTTACTTAATGATGCGCAACGACGACGTCTGcatttgtttctaattttgcgcttgctgtttgttttgtggttttgttgcaTGTAAAAACTGGGTTTGTGTTTCCGTGTGTACAAATACATACAATGAGAAGGATAATGAactgtttgtatgtgtgtaagtgtgtttgtgtgtgtgtgtgtatgtgtgtgtgtgtgtgtgtgtgtgtgtgtgtgtttgtatttgatATAGGTATAGAgatgtgtatgtttgtttgtttgtttgttgttgttgttttttttttgcttgaattTGTTTAGATACTGTATTCTACTTTATTGTTTATACCTATAATATGCTGATTATTATGAAGTCTTTGATCTTCATCAATATACTTAAGATCGCCAACATTAGTACCTATTAGCCGGCCGGTTTGGATGTTGGAACCTGGTGGATATAAGAGATTTGAGAGACCTTGACTAGTCATTGTACCACTCGTGCTCATGCCTCCGGGATGACTGCGTGAACTTCTAAGACTATGTAAGCTATGAATGGAACGGCGTTCCTCTAAATCTTCTAATGTGGATCGAAATGCACGTACAACACGAAGCTGGGTCTGCAGCCGGGTAAGGCCGCGGATCCATAATATCTGACCTGCACGGGGTTTCTTGTCATTGTCCATCGTTTCGTATCGCTCCTCGCCGAGCCGGATCGCCTCGGTGTACTCGGACTCCGGGTGGCCACGGCCCCAGGCCATCTTTTTCGGCATCTTGCGCGTCGGAATGCTCGTCACAATCTGACCCCAGATCAGTGTGCCGAGTCCGAAGAACACGCTCCATAGCCACTGCTCGATGTTCAGCGCTTTGGTGGAGAACGCCACCTTACCAAACTGTATGATGAACACCTGCGACACGAGCGTTATGAGCCAGATGGAGTAGAAGATCGGATTGGTAAACAGGCCCTGGAAGATGTTCCGCTGGCCGTGAATCTTGCGCGCGTTCAGCTCGTTGAACAGCGTCATGAAGACGAACACGTTGAAGATGATGGTGAAGTGTTGCGTTGCCTCGGAGTTGAGCGGCTGGCCGCGCCCGGACTCGATATCCAGGAACCAGTCGCCGACGAACAGGAGCCCGAACACGATCACCAGCTGGTATACCGCCTGGCCGAGGATATTCTTCATCATGGTGCGCGAGATAAGCGGCTTGGTACGGCCGTACGGCTTTCGCAGCAGCAGGTCCGGCGTCGGCATTTCCGTGGCAAGTGCTAGCGACGCAAGAGTGTCCATGATCAGATTCATCCACAGCATCTGGACAGCTTTCAGCGGCGAGTCCTGTACGGCGCACGCACCGATGAACGCCACGATGACCGCCACCACGTTTACGGTCAGCTGGAACTGCAGGAACTTCGCGATCGAATCGTACACATTACGGCCCCACATGACTGCCTTCACGATGCTGCTAAAGTTGTCATCGGTCAGAATAATGTCTGACGCTTCCTTAGCGACATCCGTGCCGGCAATACCCATCGCGAACCCGACGTCCGCCTTCTTGAGCGCCGGCCCATCATTCGTACCGTCACCGGTAACTGCCACTACCTCACGGCTAACCGACACCTTACTGTCGATGATACCCTTCACCAGGTTGTACTTGTCCGTGGGCGACGAACGAGCCAACACGCGCAGCTTCGGCCACACCTTATCCAGCAGATGCTGCTGGATGTCACCGTTGCTGTCGCGGATGCGACGATTAAACTCCTTACCCTCCAGGATCAGGAAGTCGTCCTGTGGCCGCAAAATGCCACACTTGGTTGCGATCGAGCGTGCCGTATTGATGTTGTCACCCGTGACCATGCGCACCGTAATACCGGCCCGCTGGCATTTCCGTATAGCTTCCGGTACCTCCGGCCGTACCGGATCTTCGATACCGACCACGCACAGGCACGTCAGATTGCTAATTATGTTTTCCTCATCATCCCAGTTCGGCTCACCGTCGTAGTGCACCTCGTTAATGTTGGCCTTGCCGGGCACAAAGTCACGGAACGCGATACAAATCGTGCGCAACCCGTCGCATGCCATCGGTTCGATTACCTGATGCAGCAGCCGCTCCTGCATGTCCCGGGTGAACTTCTCCAGCACACCGTCCTGCCCGTAGATGAAGGCACATTTCTTCAGTATGATCTCCGAGGCGCCCTTGCTGAATACGCGATAGCCACCACCGTTCGATTTCGGCACCACCGTGCTCATCGACTTGCGCACCGAATTGAACGTGTATACTCGCGTGAACGTATCTTCCGCGTTGGCATCTCGGATCGTCTGATAGTTCCGACCGAGCCCGTTCACAAAGCCCAGCAGAGCGCACTCGGTCTTGTTGCCGACCTGCTGCAACGGATCGCCCGGGTTCTGGCCGGCCATCAGGCAAGACGTGTAGGCCGAGTTTAGCGCGATACCCTCTACGATCGCTTCGCCAACGACACGTGGTATGTCCGAGAAACGGGGCGTCACCAGGCATAGCTTCTCGCAGATGTACGACTGAACCACCGTCATCCGGTTCGTAGTCAATGTTCCGGTCTTGTCCGAACAGATCGCCGTCGCGTTACCCATGGTTTCGCAGGCATCCAAATGCCGCACCAAGTTGTTATCcttcatcatcttcttcaccGAATAGGCAAGCGATAGGGTGACCGCTAGAGGCAAACCTTCCGGCACCGCTACGACCAGCACCGTCACACCGATGATGAAGTGCTTCACGAGATTGTTGGCATACGAGTTGCGCCATGGCTTCTGTTCGATTACAAACGTTTGGATGCAGAACTGTATAATAAGGATGATAACCGTCAGCACGGCGATCGTTGAACCGGCGTACCCGATCTGAATTGCCAGCTTGGTCAGCTTCGCCTGCAGCACCGATTTCTCCTTACCACCATGTCCGCCGCCTCCTTCTCCACTCTTGCCACCCTCTTCGCCGCCGTCGTCTGAAGTGATGGAGTCGACCGTCGTTTGGCTTCGGATACCCTGCGGGTGTCCATGGCTATTGTTGGTGATTTCGTCCTTCGCGCCCGCTGCCTTCTTAGCCTTTTTCgcatcctttttcttctgcttggCGGCTGCCTCGTGCTCGTCGACGGCCGCACCGAGCAGCGTGAAAATGATGCCGGCCTGCGAGTTAACACCAACCGCCGTTACCACCATCTTGCCGCTACCTTCCATCACATGCGTACCGGACAGTACAATCGGATCCGTCGACTCGTTCTTCTTGACGTGATCCGACTCACCCGTCAGCGACGATTCATCGATCTTCAGATCGTTACTCTGAATCAGAATGCCGTCCGCCGGGAGCAGATCACCGTACTTGATCTGACAGATGTCGCCCACCACAATATCTCCAATGTTCACCTGCACCGCATCGCCGCCACGGATGACCGAGAACTTATGCTCGCCCTCGATACGTGACTGCAATCCACGAAACTGTTTCTCCTTGGAGTAGTCATTGAACGCGGTCACGACGACCACCACAAACACCGACACCAGGATGGCTAAACCTTCGATCCATGAGTAGTGCTCCTCCTCTTCCTGCACGACCGGTTCGTCGTCGTCTGCCGGCTGGTAAAATGATAATAGCAACGAAATGATGGCCGCAATTTCCAAGATGATCAGCGTCACGTCCTGCAGTGCTTCCCAGACGAGCGTCAGGAAAGACTTGGGCGGTTTCGGCGGGATCACATTCGAGCCGAACGTTTCCCGTCGATGGTCAATGTCGGCTTTCGAGCCGCTTAGACCCTCGTTCTGTGAGGTGTATAGCTTCCGACAGATCTCGGTCACACCGCCGTACTCGTTCACCTTTGATACCGCTTCACGGCCCCGATGTTCCATGATCTCACGCAGATTCTTCTGCGTGATCTGGTACTGGGCCGGTCGTCCGTCGATAGTCGCCATTTTGATGTGGTCGTTTCAACCGTTCTATTCGGTTCCGCTCGGCACAACAAAACCCTTACACCACACTGTTTGCaatttgtatgtgtttttgatCGATTCACTCGCCTTACACCTGAATAATCGGTCAGGCTAGGCCTTTGGTATCACGAATGCGCTTAGTGCACTtgatctctctttctctgtctcTCGGTCTCTCGGTGCTGAACGGAATCGCTTATTCCTTTCAATGCTTTCCTCCAAACTGGGCCCAAAACTCAAATGAaatcaacaacacaaaacgcaCCGCCACGCACCAAAACTTGCTATTTGTTCGAGCAAAATATTTcacgtacacatacacacacacacatatacgcGATTATGGTTCCGGTTACCGAAAGCAGCACACGACTGGAACACGCGCGGTCGCCGATGATGGACACCACCAGCCGCCTGTGGAGGACCCGTCGTGTGGATGTCTGGACGTGCGAAGGAGCTGCTGTCACCAGAAGCTACGGCATGATAGCATTGTCGTCAGTAACGTCATCATATCGTGCAGCATCTGCATCATCGTCTACCAAAACCCACCACCAATCGGGGGAGCGTATTATGTGTGGGTGCGCTACACAACCCAAATGTCCCGCTGCCAGCAGTGTGTAATTACGGGTGCAATGGATGCGACATGGCACGATCTATTGCCACTTTGATTACTCAGCTTCCACCAGATGGATCGGTTCGGTTCCGATGCCCGATCAATGTTCCGACTGTCCCGTCTCGATGAAGCGCGTTGTGTtatctaaaattaaaaaaagtaaataaaacacacattagTATATATTGCCACTCACTGATCATTTTACACTATAACACACTAGcattgaaaatatttcaaaatagtTTCACTAATTCAAAGTCAAAATGAGTTTTGACtctaattaataaaattatacaaCACTATAGATTTTCCCCTACAGAAAATGTAGTTTTCCGTAAAATATCTGCCCAACACGCGAGACCGACCGAACCGAGGACGATCGTACGAACACGGCAAGCGATGTGGAAGCTTCCGGTCAACTAGTGCGGTCTATTTATAAAAGTGCCCCCTGAAGATACTGTCTCGACCATATTGCACTATTCCCTCCAAAAAGCGCGTCAACTTCCGCCCGGCTAGCGGGAATAAACCGATAAGTTTCACGTCCCGTTAAACAAATAACGCACTGCGGTCGTTGAAGCTGCTCGCCAGTCAAACACGCAGGACCGGGCAGGTAACTTATCAGCAGCAGCCAACGCAGCAGGGCGGATGGATATCTCATCACCAACCTAGATATCACGTTTACAGCCGTTTATCATCGCTCAAACCGGTGCGTTTAGATGAATACACAACACGCTACACAACAGCCGGCATTGCTGCATCTTTCAACTGGAACGTGTACAGTCATTTTAAGTGCTCAAATTTCTTGCTGTTTATGATTGTTTGCACACCGACAAAACGTTGGTGTCGTTTGACCGTTTAGGAAACAACATTCCAAGGCTGTTGTGGACTGGATTCGAAGGGTGTAGAAATGAGGCACTAGAATTGTGTAACCATTTGCATGTAAAGCAATTAAAGATACGTGCAGAATGGCGCTTAGCTTTGATTAGCAAATAATACATATTTCTAACAACTGGTATGATTTTTAATGTTAAGTAACAAAACGTTGGAAAACCATGTTCGGAGAATATGCCGTATAAGACAAGACTCACTATCCGGAAGTGGATGGGCCTGCCTGACCATTGAAAATATTTCAGAATGTGGCTATTAGAGAACACTTAGAATGGTAACACATCTGCACGTTATCACTAGGTGGGCTAAATACAGAAATAGTTGCTCAACTGTTGAAGCGGTGGGATCGAAcagaaattatttattgtgaGTTGCAACTTTAAAAAGATATTGCAAGCGTGCAAGAATGCCGAGAAAAGATGAAATTCATacgaaaaccatgaaaccatgatgaaaacaaaatatcgaCTCATTCATAATCCATTTTCTATTGGAGAATCCGAACATATCTTCCCAAATTGTAGCACTTAGCAAATGCCCAGCGAGTGGTGGGACCCTGTCGACGTATCAGAACACTCGTATCAAAAAGCAAACACGCTTAAAAAGGCCACCTCCAACTACCTGAACTTTGTCACGATCGTCAAAATGCTCGTTTGCGCGACACCCGGATCCCGAAGGTGCCAGTGTTTATGGCAATGCAGTAGAGAATTGCGGTGATAACAGAGCGGGCCTCAAGTTCACCGCCAACAGCTAGTAGAAGCATAATTCAAAACACTACATCCACGTTTTGGACTGGAGTTCGTTGCAGATGTCAGCTTCAAGTACGTAACGATCGTCATTACTTTGCCGCACCCTGTCACGGTACACTGTTCAGATTCACTGTTTCCACACACTGTGCACTAGTGACGTACTTACTCATCCATCAATTATCAGTGTCGATCTGCCTGCAGTCGCAAACACCTGCCCCATTCTGTGTGTAGATTATTTGAGATCTCGCTGCAGAAAGTTTGTAATTCCTCAGGAATGTTTGCTACGAGCTTAAGCTACCCGTACCAGGTTTCGTCTAGTGTCGAGCAACGCAAAGACTCGTCTGCAGCGTTACCATTCGAAGCGCGCTACCCGGCGATTTTAACGATGCTAATAATACTGCCCTAAGCTCGGATCGTTTCCCATCGACGCTTTGCCAAACCCAGTGCTTCATCGTCGATGTGGCGTCATCAAGTTTGCCCACTCAACAAAGCTAAACCGGAACGAAAAAGAACGGGCTATGCGCgtagaaaaaaaccccgtgcTCCCTTACGTCATCAGCATCGATCACCGTGTAGCTGAGTAGGTGCGTGATACACCAGTGGTCCTTTTTTGGTGCCCCCGAAGCCGGGGCCTGCGTATGGACAAAACAACTAACTATTCGGTAGGTGATTTACACCTTGCGCATATTTTATCGTAGGATCTCGCTGTAGTGGTAAAACCACGTTTGTCCCTTCCCCGGCAACAAAACCAGTGTATTGGTTTGTGCGGCACGGCACTAGTGTTATAAAAACTCCACGAGAACCTTTGCCAACGAGGCTCTCAGCCGCGTGCATGCACGATCgatgatttttaattataatttcgCAGGGAAGATTTGtgctgcaaataaaaaaaaatcccagaACATTTCGTGTATGACTGGATTTGTGCGCGCCGCCGACAGGGGTGTGATGAGGAAACGGTCGGAAACGTTCGGTAAACCGGTTTTGCATCATATATTTATGCATTCCCCGTCTTTACACTTCTTTCCTCCTCATGCACACCCTCCGCACACCGTGCGCTTCAAAAGCAACACTCAAACCTGTCCAGCAGATCTGCTTGACCACCTACCACACCTGAGATCCGAGAGCGCGACCCCCAGATTACCAGTCCTTCCCTTTCCGACACCTTCCTATTTGACACTGTGCTGCAAAGGTGCGTCCTTAGCGTGCAAAACGGAATCGCAACACCGGTCACTGACAAACCCTCGGGGGCAATTCTTGTTTTACTACGATTCGAGTGTCATTCGTGGCGTGAACGTTTGCACGGTGTGTTCTGTGTGCTATCGATGCCCTGTGTGCAATAAACCATTCGGTCATGGCCATATTATGCGCTCCTACGACTGATCACGATACGCTGCTGCCCAACAGCAAAGGTCATTGCTGATCCGAAACATGTTTTCGGTCCAATTTCATTCGAAATACATTCCACACACTTCAATTAGAAAAGGATTTGTTGCTGTCTAACATGTTTTCCTATTAAACTTCAGGGATTGGTTGGCTCTAGCGATTGTTCATGCTCCTAGTGATGCTAGAAAGGTTGTAAAGTTTGACCTAATACTAATGATCGTGCCATAGAAATCGTTGATCGTGGATGGTTCAATTCCCAACAGATGGCGCCACTgacaaatttttaatattcgTGCAAGATATATAAAGTAGAGTGTTTCGATTAGAAAAACGAAATAGAATCGAATTAGGTTGTCATTAAAAGAGCTATCGCTTGGTGGGACAAACGGGTGATAGTATATTATGAGCTGCTGAAATTAAAAAGGGatagaaaaaaattaaaagtaaattaaCATTTTGAATAGG
The Anopheles moucheti chromosome 2, idAnoMoucSN_F20_07, whole genome shotgun sequence genome window above contains:
- the LOC128298440 gene encoding plasma membrane calcium-transporting ATPase 2 isoform X2, which codes for MATIDGRPAQYQITQKNLREIMEHRGREAVSKVNEYGGVTEICRKLYTSQNEGLSGSKADIDHRRETFGSNVIPPKPPKSFLTLVWEALQDVTLIILEIAAIISLLLSFYQPADDDEPVVQEEEEHYSWIEGLAILVSVFVVVVVTAFNDYSKEKQFRGLQSRIEGEHKFSVIRGGDAVQVNIGDIVVGDICQIKYGDLLPADGILIQSNDLKIDESSLTGESDHVKKNESTDPIVLSGTHVMEGSGKMVVTAVGVNSQAGIIFTLLGAAVDEHEAAAKQKKKDAKKAKKAAGAKDEITNNSHGHPQGIRSQTTVDSITSDDGGEEGGKSGEGGGGHGGKEKSVLQAKLTKLAIQIGYAGSTIAVLTVIILIIQFCIQTFVIEQKPWRNSYANNLVKHFIIGVTVLVVAVPEGLPLAVTLSLAYSVKKMMKDNNLVRHLDACETMGNATAICSDKTGTLTTNRMTVVQSYICEKLCLVTPRFSDIPRVVGEAIVEGIALNSAYTSCLMAGQNPGDPLQQVGNKTECALLGFVNGLGRNYQTIRDANAEDTFTRVYTFNSVRKSMSTVVPKSNGGGYRVFSKGASEIILKKCAFIYGQDGVLEKFTRDMQERLLHQVIEPMACDGLRTICIAFRDFVPGKANINEVHYDGEPNWDDEENIISNLTCLCVVGIEDPVRPEVPEAIRKCQRAGITVRMVTGDNINTARSIATKCGILRPQDDFLILEGKEFNRRIRDSNGDIQQHLLDKVWPKLRVLARSSPTDKYNLVKGIIDSKVSVSREVVAVTGDGTNDGPALKKADVGFAMGIAGTDVAKEASDIILTDDNFSSIVKAVMWGRNVYDSIAKFLQFQLTVNVVAVIVAFIGACAVQDSPLKAVQMLWMNLIMDTLASLALATEMPTPDLLLRKPYGRTKPLISRTMMKNILGQAVYQLVIVFGLLFVGDWFLDIESGRGQPLNSEATQHFTIIFNVFVFMTLFNELNARKIHGQRNIFQGLFTNPIFYSIWLITLVSQVFIIQFGKVAFSTKALNIEQWLWSVFFGLGTLIWGQIVTSIPTRKMPKKMAWGRGHPESEYTEAIRLGEERYETMDNDKKPRAGQILWIRGLTRLQTQLRVVRAFRSTLEDLEERRSIHSLHSLRSSRSHPGGMSTSGTMTSQGLSNLLYPPGSNIQTGRLIGTNVGDLKYIDEDQRLHNNQHIIGINNKVEYSI
- the LOC128298440 gene encoding plasma membrane calcium-transporting ATPase 2 isoform X1, giving the protein MATIDGRPAQYQITQKNLREIMEHRGREAVSKVNEYGGVTEICRKLYTSQNEGLSGSKADIDHRRETFGSNVIPPKPPKSFLTLVWEALQDVTLIILEIAAIISLLLSFYQPADDDEPVVQEEEEHYSWIEGLAILVSVFVVVVVTAFNDYSKEKQFRGLQSRIEGEHKFSVIRGGDAVQVNIGDIVVGDICQIKYGDLLPADGILIQSNDLKIDESSLTGESDHVKKNESTDPIVLSGTHVMEGSGKMVVTAVGVNSQAGIIFTLLGAAVDEHEAAAKQKKKDAKKAKKAAGAKDEITNNSHGHPQGIRSQTTVDSITSDDGGEEGGKSGEGGGGHGGKEKSVLQAKLTKLAIQIGYAGSTIAVLTVIILIIQFCIQTFVIEQKPWRNSYANNLVKHFIIGVTVLVVAVPEGLPLAVTLSLAYSVKKMMKDNNLVRHLDACETMGNATAICSDKTGTLTTNRMTVVQSYICEKLCLVTPRFSDIPRVVGEAIVEGIALNSAYTSCLMAGQNPGDPLQQVGNKTECALLGFVNGLGRNYQTIRDANAEDTFTRVYTFNSVRKSMSTVVPKSNGGGYRVFSKGASEIILKKCAFIYGQDGVLEKFTRDMQERLLHQVIEPMACDGLRTICIAFRDFVPGKANINEVHYDGEPNWDDEENIISNLTCLCVVGIEDPVRPEVPEAIRKCQRAGITVRMVTGDNINTARSIATKCGILRPQDDFLILEGKEFNRRIRDSNGDIQQHLLDKVWPKLRVLARSSPTDKYNLVKGIIDSKVSVSREVVAVTGDGTNDGPALKKADVGFAMGIAGTDVAKEASDIILTDDNFSSIVKAVMWGRNVYDSIAKFLQFQLTVNVVAVIVAFIGACAVQDSPLKAVQMLWMNLIMDTLASLALATEMPTPDLLLRKPYGRTKPLISRTMMKNILGQAVYQLVIVFGLLFVGDWFLDIESGRGQPLNSEATQHFTIIFNVFVFMTLFNELNARKIHGQRNIFQGLFTNPIFYSIWLITLVSQVFIIQFGKVAFSTKALNIEQWLWSVFFGLGTLIWGQIVTSIPTRKMPKKMAWGRGHPESEYTEAIRLGEERYETMDNDKKPRAGQILWIRGLTRLQTQLRVVRAFRSTLEDLEERRSIHSLHSLRSSRSHPGGMSTSGTMTSQGLSNLLYPPGSNIQTGRLIGTNVGDLKYIDEDQRLHNNQHIIEKFAVWTKSTTV
- the LOC128298440 gene encoding plasma membrane calcium-transporting ATPase 1 isoform X3; the encoded protein is MATIDGRPAQYQITQKNLREIMEHRGREAVSKVNEYGGVTEICRKLYTSQNEGLSGSKADIDHRRETFGSNVIPPKPPKSFLTLVWEALQDVTLIILEIAAIISLLLSFYQPADDDEPVVQEEEEHYSWIEGLAILVSVFVVVVVTAFNDYSKEKQFRGLQSRIEGEHKFSVIRGGDAVQVNIGDIVVGDICQIKYGDLLPADGILIQSNDLKIDESSLTGESDHVKKNESTDPIVLSGTHVMEGSGKMVVTAVGVNSQAGIIFTLLGAAVDEHEAAAKQKKKDAKKAKKAAGAKDEITNNSHGHPQGIRSQTTVDSITSDDGGEEGGKSGEGGGGHGGKEKSVLQAKLTKLAIQIGYAGSTIAVLTVIILIIQFCIQTFVIEQKPWRNSYANNLVKHFIIGVTVLVVAVPEGLPLAVTLSLAYSVKKMMKDNNLVRHLDACETMGNATAICSDKTGTLTTNRMTVVQSYICEKLCLVTPRFSDIPRVVGEAIVEGIALNSAYTSCLMAGQNPGDPLQQVGNKTECALLGFVNGLGRNYQTIRDANAEDTFTRVYTFNSVRKSMSTVVPKSNGGGYRVFSKGASEIILKKCAFIYGQDGVLEKFTRDMQERLLHQVIEPMACDGLRTICIAFRDFVPGKANINEVHYDGEPNWDDEENIISNLTCLCVVGIEDPVRPEVPEAIRKCQRAGITVRMVTGDNINTARSIATKCGILRPQDDFLILEGKEFNRRIRDSNGDIQQHLLDKVWPKLRVLARSSPTDKYNLVKGIIDSKVSVSREVVAVTGDGTNDGPALKKADVGFAMGIAGTDVAKEASDIILTDDNFSSIVKAVMWGRNVYDSIAKFLQFQLTVNVVAVIVAFIGACAVQDSPLKAVQMLWMNLIMDTLASLALATEMPTPDLLLRKPYGRTKPLISRTMMKNILGQAVYQLVIVFGLLFVGDWFLDIESGRGQPLNSEATQHFTIIFNVFVFMTLFNELNARKIHGQRNIFQGLFTNPIFYSIWLITLVSQVFIIQFGKVAFSTKALNIEQWLWSVFFGLGTLIWGQIVTSIPTRKMPKKMAWGRGHPESEYTEAIRLGEERYETMDNDKKPRAEKFAVWTKSTTV